One stretch of Plasmodium yoelii strain 17X genome assembly, chromosome: 5 DNA includes these proteins:
- a CDS encoding merozoite TRAP-like protein, putative — translation MKTQITNYLYVYIIFLILKIKYNSANETCDNWGPWGPCTNQITTRTCLTNTSLIEKEDCSQCKGWSEWLECKNGKRSRHMINCPFIIDIQDCLTDINGEISYKNKQVIYDNSDSDSENQQTPSNNNKSTIKPHFLQSQEGPQQALVQGADQKGKNNQGSGKDQAPGKAADGGSVSAPASGAASGPDAAANKAGKGAGDSQGEKKVVAGSEPSNAISQGGSPPAPADGQKVEGKSGETGPKSAADKVVSGDGVSEKDPKVQAASGSDGNVLNDAGSGVAAAKKGGPEGGPQVNPPVKQAPEVPGNGGVGDPLVGNVRDINHRQGHDPVPPVDPSRSPLLLPTVDLSSDFNLDPSVHPPPLPSRIPITNEPLDPYSKEPPTLIPNSIESLMSRPGPAPAQAPGSVPAPGPGAPLPPNPEGRSPELSVNQNDGAIGSDIDSIGSELNRSEISSPNSVIDNTGLNNMYERNNDLNSMGIYNYHNSDMSNNLHRNMNPHHGDSLDRPHNFSGIRSASPSSYYGPDGSYRDADHINNPNSLYGNSQRSNLRSNINDTTPFEYNNDTTRHDNYNSHGINGQPRSHESYESYEANGEEEHDHNRDNRSKYNNSEDYGNFNKLFVATGMGLVIILSGTIASYALYNEKNKPPGDSIFNSGFADIPASKMIHEDEFWGTE, via the exons atgaaaacgCAAATtactaattatttatatgtatatataatattcctcattcttaaaataaagtataaCTCAGCAAATGAGACATGTGATAATTGGGGCCCATGGGGTCCATGTACTAATCAGATTACTACTAGAACCTGTTTAACTAATACATCTTTAATAGAAAAAGAAGATTGCTCACAATGTAAAGGATGGAGTGAATGGTTAGAAtgtaaaaatggaaaaagaaGTAGACATATGATTAATTGTCCTTTTATTATTGACATTCAAGATTGTTTAACAGATATAAATGGAGAAAtctcatataaaaataaacaagttATTTATGATAATTCTGATTCTGATTCTGAAAATCAACAAACCCCAtctaataataacaaaagtACCATAAAACCTCATTTCTTACAATCTCAAGAAGGTCCTCAACAAGCCTTGGTCCAAGGCGCTGACCAAAAGGGGAAGAATAATCAGGGATCAGGTAAAGATCAAGCTCCAGGTAAAGCTGCAGATGGTGGTTCAGTTTCTGCTCCAGCTTCTGGTGCAGCTTCTGGTCCAGATGCAGCTGCAAATAAAGCCGGCAAAGGCGCGGGTGATTCCCAAGGCGAAAAGAAAGTAGTTGCTGGGTCAGAACCATCGAATGCAATATCTCAGGGGGGAAGTCCACCTGCCCCTGCTGATGGGCAAAAAGTTGAAGGGAAATCTGGTGAAACTGGTCCCAAATCCGCTGCTGACAAAGTAGTTTCTGGGGATGGCGTAAGTGAAAAAGATCCCAAAGTGCAAGCTGCTAGTGGATCAGACGGAAATGTATTAAACGATGCTGGGTCAGGAGTAGCTGCTGCGAAAAAAGGTGGACCAGAAGGAGGTCCACAAGTCAATCCACCCGTAAAACAGGCACCAGAAGTTCCAGGAAATGGTGGAGTAGGCGATCCGTTGGTAGGTAATGTAAGAGATATAAATCATAGACAAGGTCATGACCCAGTCCCACCAGTTGATCCAAGTAGAAGTCCACTTTTATTGCCAACTGTGGATCTATCTTCAGATTTTAATTTAGATCCATCTGTACATCCCCCTCCATTGCCATCTCGAATCCCAATTACAAATGAACCTTTAGATCCATATTCAAAGGAACCTCCAACTTTAATTCCAAATTCAATTGAAAGTTTAATGTCAAGACCAGGTCCAGCTCCAGCTCAAGCTCCAGGTTCAGTTCCAGCTCCAGGACCAGGAGCACCTTTACCTCCAAATCCAGAAGGAAGAAGTCCTGAATTAAGTGTTAATCAAAATGATGGTGCAATAGGATCTGATATAGATTCGATAGGATCAGAATTAAACAGAAGCGAAATTTCTTCTCCTAATTCAGTAATAGATAATACAGGGCTAAATAATATGTATGAAAgaaataatgatttaaattcaatgggtatatataattatcataacTCTGATATGAGTAATAATTTGCATCGTAATATGAATCCACATCATGGTGATTCATTGGATAGACCTCATAATTTTAGTGGGATTAGAAGtg ccTCACCATCAAGCTATTATGGACCTGATGGATCATATAGAGATGCagatcatataaataatccAAATAGCTTATATGGAAATTCTCAAAGATCAAATTTAAGAtctaatataaatgatacaACCCCTTTTGAATATAATAACGATACCACAAGAcatgataattataattcaCATGGCATAAATGGACAGCCAAGATCCCATGAATCGTATGAATCATATGAAGCGAATGGGGAAGAAGAACATGATCATAATAGAGATAACAgatcaaaatataataattctgAAGACTATggtaattttaataaattatttgtagCTACTGGTATGGGATTAGTTATTATTTTAAGTGGTACAATAGCTAGCTATGCTTTAtacaatgaaaaaaataaaccaCCTGGGGATTCTATATTTAACAGTGGATTTGCTGATATTCCAGCAAGTAAAATGATTCATGAAGATGAATTTTGGGGCACTGAATAA
- a CDS encoding inner membrane complex protein 1m, putative translates to MYDNICNNEKDYRIGALPMYMPGKMYNSQCTTMEDLRKFEVLGNPSIKNIVQETTINVPKIQYKEKVVEIPRVEYRTYPVVKDVETPIYQDRYIYKNVEVPQKQVRIKPVYNVVNVPQYKYVEKAVKKKYKRFKYIPKEVQVPFRPRREIYSEVPVPRYVRQYDHTFIEPQNTSDSAYTRELPLFEGYNDHFLNMMNPFYNASNDRRTNNNGLLSCLCGTNNNIDSVTYENLDPLLFSEHTPYIYNNNYYGRSNTFCYSGENNILHDYPPYEIYGYNYPIIRTRDQNYFYKRIIEATSSILAATGVAIVLAGKLGIYGISLLLHNNKDSKKEIKDCPHAKHKHTDSKNGHKEMNKTNGDHLNKADEKI, encoded by the exons atgtatgATAACATTTGCAATAATGAGAAAGACTACAGGATAGGGGCTTTACCTATGTATATGCCCGGGAAAATGTACAATTCTCAGTGTACCACCATGGAAGATCTTCGAAAGTTCGAG gttTTGGGAAATCCCAGTATAAAAAACATTGTACAGGAAACTACAATAAATGTTCCAAAAATTCAATACAAAGAAAAAGTTGTTGAAATTCCAAGAGTTGAGTATCGTACATATCCTGTAGTAAAAGATGTAGAGACACCAATATATCAAGatcgatatatatataaaaatgttgagGTTCCACAAAAACAGGTTAGAATAAAACCTGTTTACAATGTTGTAAATGTTCcccaatataaatatgtagaaAAAgctgtaaaaaaaaaatataaaagatttAAGTATATACCTAAAGAAGTGCAAGTACCATTTAGACCTAGAAGAGAAATATATAGTGAGGTACCTGTGCCTAGATACGTACGTCAATATGATCATACTTTTATAGAACCACAAAATACATCTGATAGTGCATATACAAGAGAATTACCACTTTTTGAAGGCTATAAtgatcattttttaaatatgatGAATCCATTTTATAATGCATCAAATGATAGaagaacaaataataatggtTTATTAAGTTGTCTTTGTGgtactaataataatattgattcGGTGACATATGAAAATTTAGATCCGCTATTATTTTCAGAACATACACCATATATCTATaacaataattattatgGACGTAGTAATACTTTTTGTTATTCTGGTGAAAATAACATTTTACATGATTACCCCCCATATGAAATATATGGATATAATTATCCAATAATTAGAACACGTGATcagaattatttttacaaaagaATAATTGAGGCTACATCAAGTATATTAGCAGCAACAGGAGTTGCCATTGTATTAGCAGGTAAATTGGGTATATATGGAATTTCTCTACtattacataataataaagattctaaaaaagaaataaaagattGCCCACACGCTAAACATAAACATACTGATTCAAAAAATGGACATAAAGAAATGAACAAGACAAATGGGGATCACCTTAACAAGGCAgacgaaaaaatataa
- a CDS encoding WD repeat-containing protein, putative produces the protein MDKEIIDDLGDDVLYDDIENKYDIIDISSSEENEDENSIDDNKDPDQIELIKYKENLISYHKKFYGNKSLYCVNNYKKWIYFGSINNKCYLYNSFDSDLKCFANNSIEFSDKKNVNIFNKNEIKDNKIDLESLKNQKYRDTVTNIKFSKNCKYVAFSIYNGDIYVYENNNMNSSELLNYNLNNIKKNINDSNSLVNIYNWDINKNITKEELINEDMKFINILSINNSDDKKDIEYFMFCPFNENIIISIYLNSPNIYIWDILENTPINIAHTIDVPTFINVCNYGNNFYLISGYDNGTTAVYDYNIYNLKKKDNTNKKFEKREKKCYHSMGTSQPRLAKEIFDENNDTTNEGALKINSRNINNKYLYNETVPNTHNILNENCTNDILCIDNCITNEIYLATHKNVIKLYNINNNNVVSIYDNMHNDLVDYCLFNNKKNNIFASSSLDNNIIIYDFQNNKCINTFCANYDFNITDTNNKMEKGINFLKWINSNLLLFSSLNGNIYIYDIRTRKCVHQFYCHTDTIFNINLSLHLYQNKNILSILTASDDKSSNLHFVDISSFI, from the coding sequence atgGACAAAGAAATTATTGATGATTTAGGAGATGATGTATTATATGatgatattgaaaataaatatgatattatTGATATAAGCTCTagtgaagaaaatgaagatgaaAATAGTATTGATGATAATAAAGATCCTGATCAAATAgaacttataaaatataaagaaaactTAATTTCATATCATAAAAAGTTTTATGGAAATAAAAGCTTATATTGtgttaataattataaaaaatggattTATTTTGGAagcataaataataaatgttatttatataattcgtTTGACTCTGATTTAAAATGCTTTGCTAATAATAGTATTGAATTtagtgataaaaaaaatgtaaatatttttaataaaaatgaaataaaagataataaaatagattTAGAGAGTTTAAAAAACCAAAAATATAGAGATACagtaacaaatataaaattttcaaaaaattgtaaatatgttgctttttctatatataatggtgatatatatgtatatgaaaataataatatgaacagttcagaattattaaattataatttaaataatataaagaaaaatataaatgatagtAATTCAttagtaaatatatataattgggatattaataaaaatattacaaaagAAGAACTAATAAATGAAGATatgaaatttataaatattttaagtataaataattcagatgataaaaaagatatagaatattttatgttttgtccatttaatgaaaatataattataagcatttatttaaattcaccaaatatatatatttgggATATATTAGAAAATACACCTATAAATATTGCACATACTATTGATGTACCAACATTTATAAATGTATGTAATTatggaaataatttttatcttatatctGGATATGATAATGGAACAACAGCTGTAtatgattataatatatataacttaaaaaaaaaagataatacaaataaaaagtttgaaaaaagagaaaaaaaatgttatcaTAGTATGGGAACTAGCCAACCTCGTCTAGCCAAAGAAAtttttgatgaaaataacGACACTACTAATGAAGGtgcattaaaaataaattctagaaatataaacaataaatatttatataatgaaacGGTGCCAAATACACACAATATACTTAATGAAAATTGCACTAatgatatattatgtattgATAACTGTATtacaaatgaaatatatttagcgacacataaaaatgtaattaaattatataacataaataataacaatgttGTTAGTATTTATGATAATATGCATAACGATTTAGTAGATTACTGCTTatttaataacaaaaaaaataatatatttgcatCATCCTCgcttgataataatattataatatatgattttcaaaataataaatgtattaACACATTTTGTGCTAACTATGATTTTAATATAactgatacaaataataaaatggaaaaaggaataaattttttaaaatggataaatagtaacttacttttattttcaagCTTAAacggaaatatatatatttatgatataAGAACAAGAAAATGTGTACATCAATTTTATTGTCACACTGAtactatatttaatattaatttatctcTTCATTTATAtcagaataaaaatattttgtcaATTTTAACAGCCAGTGATGATAAATCTTCAAATTTGCATTTTGTTGATATATCTTCTTtcatatga
- a CDS encoding adenosine deaminase: protein MEIPTEEIKFLKKEDVQNIDLNGMSKKERYEIWRRIPKVELHCHLDLTFSAEFFLKWARKYNLQPNMSDDEILDHYLFTKEGKSLAEFIRKAISVSDLYRDYDFIEDLAKWAVIEKYKEGVVLMEFRYSPTFVSSSYGLDVELIHKAFIKGIKNATELLNNKIHVALICISDTGHAAASIKHSGDFAIKHKHDFVGFDHGGREIDLKDHKDVYHSVRDHGLHLTVHAGEDATLPNLNTLYTAINILNVERIGHGIRVSESDELIELVKKKDILLEVCPISNLLLNNVKSMDTHPIRKLYDAGVKVSVNSDDPGMFLSNINDNYEKLYIHLNFTLEEFMIMNNWAFEKSFVSDDVKSELKALYF from the coding sequence atgGAAATTCCAACTGAAGAAATAAAGTTCCTCAAAAAGGAAGATGTACAAAACATCGATTTAAACGGAATGAGTAAAAAAGAAAGATATGAAATATGGAGAAGAATTCCCAAAGTTGAATTACATTGCCATTTAGATTTAACATTTTCTgctgaattttttttaaaatgggCTCGAAAATATAATCTACAACCTAACATGTCAGATGACGAAATACTtgatcattatttatttacaaaaGAAGGAAAATCATTAGCAGAATTTATTAGAAAAGCAATAAGTGTTTCTGATTTATATAGAGATTATGATTTTATTGAAGATTTGGCCAAATGGGCAGttattgaaaaatataaagaaggtGTTGTTTTAATGGAATTTCGATATTCACCAACTTTTGTTTCTTCATCTTATGGATTAGATGTAGAATTGATTCATAAAGCATTTATAAAAGGAATAAAAAATGCTACAGAATTAttaaacaataaaatacatGTTGCATTAATATGTATTAGTGATACTGGACATGCTGCTGCTAGTATTAAACATTCTGGAGATTTTGCAATTAAACATAAACATGATTTCGTTGGTTTTGATCATGGTGGACGTGAAATAGATTTAAAAGATCATAAAGATGTATATCATTCAGTTAGGGATCATGGTTTACATCTAACTGTACATGCAGGTGAAGATGCAACTTTACCAAATCTAAATACTTTATATACTGCTATcaatattttaaatgttGAACGTATTGGTCATGGTATAAGAGTTTCAGAATCAGATGAACTAATTGAattagttaaaaaaaaagatatctTATTAGAAGTATGCCCAATATCTAatcttttattaaataatgttaAATCTATGGATACACATCCAAttagaaaattatatgatgcTGGTGTTAAAGTATCTGTTAATTCCGATGATCCTGGAATGTTTTTATCAAACATAAATGATAATTacgaaaaattatatatccaTCTAAATTTTACATTAGAAGAATTTATGATTATGAATAACTGGGCTTTTGAAAAATCTTTCGTTAGTGACGATGTTAAAAGCGAGCTTAAAGCGTTGTACTTTTAA